In bacterium, the sequence CTTTGCCGATATCGACTCGACCAGCGCCCATCTCAAGCGCGAAGCGCGAAGCGGTACCGCGCTTACCGAAGGCCTCGTCGTCTTGGCCGATGCGCAAAGCGCAGGCTACGGCCAGCACGGACGTGCCTGGAGCTCTGCGGAGCAAAGTGGCCTTTACACCTCCATCTGGTTGCCCGCTCATTATGCCCAGCGCCCTCTCACGCTGCTGGCAGGCGTCGCGACGGTCGAGGCGCTTCGCGAGCTGACCGCTCAAGAGAGCATCGGCCTCAAGTGGGTGAACGACCTGGTGGCCCAGGGCCGAAAACTAGGTGGCATCCTGGCGGAGATGGTCGGAGGTCCCGGCAACACGGGAGGGCGTCATGGGCTCATCCTTGGGATCGGCCTGAACCTCGCGGCTCAGGAGGCACGGCCTGAGGCGATCGCCCTTTCTCACCTGGCGCCGCTCCCTTCGCGCGAGCAAATCCTCGCGTCCATGCTCAATCGCCTGGAGCACTGGCTCGATCGGGTCACGACCGAGGGAGAGGAGGTCCTATGCGATCGCTGGCGCACCTACTCCGTCACCTTGGGCCAACACGTGCGGGCCCAGCTACACACGGAGACGATCGAAGGCTTCGCCGAGGACATCACACGCACGGGTGCCCTGTGCATCCGGCGCCCGGACGGCACCATGCGCGAGATCGCAAGCGGCACCGTGCGGCTGGCGGACGGCCGCTACTGCTAGACGACGAACCTGTGACGGATCGCATAGTGACGGCCGGCCTCCGCGCCTACACTTGGAGTGCATCTCAGATCGGTTTCGCCCTAGCAGAGAGGGGTTGCGCGTGTTAGCCATCCAGGCCATCGATATCGAGCGCTGTGACAACAAGGCCTACTGCGGGACGCTGGAGTACCAGACGGTTTACCGCTCGGGCGTGCTGCTCTGGACCGTCGAGTGGCGCCAGACCCCCGAAGTGGTGGTGGAGTTCTTCCCAGGCGAAGCCTTCGAGGATACCGAACTGGTCCGCGATCACCAGACCCTGCTGATCCGCAGCCTGCTCGACACGCTCACCGAGCGCATGGGGCGAGAGACCCTCTTCACCTAATAAAACCAGGCAACCAGCCCTTTTCCCCGCCCTCTTGGTCAAAATCGACAAAAAGCTTCGGCACAAGCAGGCCTCTAGCAACGCCAAGAGTTGGGTATAAGGGGCATACGGCCAGGTTGGCCGGAAGGGAATCGCGACACACACCATCCATCACTGCCACGCGCGGAGAGGAGGACGGTCATGCGGTTACACTTCCTGGGCGCCGCCCAAACCGTCACAGGGTCAGCTTACCTGCTTGAGACCAACAAGCAGCGGTTCTTGATCGACGCGGGCCTCTCACAGGGCAGCGCTCACTCGTACGAGCTCAATGCCCGTGCCTTGCCCTTCCACCCTCGTCACCTGGACGGCATCATCCTGACGCATGCCCACGCGGACCACAGCGGGCTCATCCCGCGTCTGGTCGCCGAGGGCTTCCGCGGCCCCATCTACGCCACGCCGCCGACCATCGACCTCTGCCGCATCATCCTGCCCGACGCGGGCACGATCCAGGAAGAGGACGCCAAGTCCGAGAACAAGTGGCGTCGCAAGCACGGCAAGAGCCTGCTCACCCCTCTCTACACCAAGCAACAGGCCGAGCATGCCCTCAAGTACTTCGAGCGGCTGCCCTACCTCAAGCGCACCACCCTGGGGCGCAACATCCGGCTGACCCTGCACGACGCGGGGCACATCCTGGGCTCGTCGATCGTCGAGCTCGAGGTCGAGGGCTCGCGCCTCGTCTTCACGGGCGACCTGGGCAACGTCAACAACCAGCTGCTGCGCAACCCCGCCACCCTGCCGCATGCCGACTACCTGATCACCGAATCGACCTACGGCAACCGCTCGCACGGCCGCATCAGCGATCGCGTCGCCAAGCTCAAGGAGGTCGTCCTCAACGCCCGGGGCCCGGTCATCATCCCGGCCTTCGCCGTCGAGCGCACGCAGGAGCTGCTCTTCGACCTGCACCGCCTCATCGCCCAGGGCGAGATCCCGCCCCTGCCCATCTACGTGGACAGCCCCATGGCCGTCTCGGCCACGGCCCTCTTCGAGAAGCACCCCAACTGCCTGGCGCCCGAGATCCAGGCCATGTTCCGCACGCGCTCGCCCTTCGAGATGCCCAACATGCACTTCATCCGAGAGGCGGAGGCCTCGGCGCGCCTCAACAAGCTCAACGAGCCGGCCATCATCATCTCGGCGAGCGGCATGTGCGAAGGGGGACGCATCCGCCACCACCTCTACCACCACCTCAGCCAGGCGGAAACGACGGTCCTCTTCGTCGGCTACCAGGCCGAGCGGACGCTGGGCCGCCGGATCCGGGACGGCGCCACGCAGGTCACCCTCTTCAACGAGACGATCCCGGTGCGCGCCAAGGTGGTGGCCATCGACGCCTACTCGGCCCACGCCGACGCCAACGGCCTGATGGACTGGATCGGTGCCTTCGAGGAGGCGCCGGCCCTGACCTTCATCACCCACGGGGAGCTGGCCGCTTCCGAGGCGCTGGCCGAGCGTCTCGCCGAAGAGCACGGCATGATCTCCGTCATTCCCGCCCCGGGCGAGGCCTACGAGCTGATGCCCGCCTCCTCGAGCCCCTCGACCCTGCGCCTGCGGGAGGAGACGGCCTAGCGCCCACAGCAGCAGGCTCCTCTGTGCTACGATAGGGGCCGGAGGAGCCTTACGTGCCGAAGCGGAAATCCTTGCTGCGACCGAGTTTGCAGACACGCCTCACCGTGGTCTTCCTGGCGATGACCAGCATCCTGCTGGTCGCCGCCATCGGGGTCTTCTACAACCAGGCGAGCCATGTCTTCCGCCAGGAGCTCCGCGGCCGCCTCATGTCGCTGGCGAGCACCGTGGCCGTCCAGGTCGACGGCCAGGAGCACGCACGCCTCGACGGCGAAGGGAATCCCGGCTACCGACAGGTGCGGGACCTCTTCCAGCGCATCAAGAGCGTCAACCCGAACGTCGGCTACATCTACTCCATGAAGGTCGACGACAAGGGGATCTGGCACTTCGCGGTCGACTCGGCTGCTCCAGAAGACGAAGGCCACTCGGCCTTCGACGAGGCCTACACCGGCACGGGCACCGAGAGCATGTTCGCAGCCGTCGCGGGCCCAACGGCCGATCAGGAATTCACCGTCGACCAGTACGGCACCTGGCTCTCGGGCTTCGCCCCCATCAAGGACAAGGCCGGCGCGACCGTCGCCATCCTCGGCGTGGACATGAGCGCCGCCGAGGTCCTGCACGAAGAGCGTCGGCTCGTCTGGATCGCGCTGGCGATCCTCGTGGCGGGCTTGGCCTTCGCGCTGGGCATCAGCGTCTGGCTGGCTCGCATCCTGACCAAGCCCATTTCACAGCTGGTCGAGGGCACCCGCAAGGTCTCCGAAGGGGATCTCACGGCCCGTGTCCCTGCCACCCGCAGCGACGAGCTGGGGGATCTCGCCCGCTCCTTCAACGCCATGACCGAGGCGATCGCCCAGCACCGAGACGAGCTCAAGGAAAACGAGCGCATGATCCAGGAGCTCGCCACCGCCCGCAAGATTCAGCAGGCCATGCTCCCCGCCGAGGCCCCCACCGATGCCTCCCTCAACATCGACTTCTACCTTGAGACCTCCACTGAGGTCGGCGGCGATTACTTCGACTTCCTGCCGCTCGGCAACAACAAGCTGGCGCTGGTCATCGGCGACGTCACGGGCCACGGGGTACCGGCCGCCCTCCTGATGGCCGTCATCAAGAGCTGTCTCCACACCCAGGTGCTCACCAATCACGCCGTGAGCAACGTCATGAGCATCGCCAACAACATCCTGCACCAGAGCAGCTTCGAGCGCCGCTTCATGACCTTCTTCTACTCCATCCTCGACACCGAGAGCGGCCGGCTCTCCTACGCCAACGCCGGCCACTTGTATCCCTTCCTCTACCGCAGTGCCGAGCGCCGGGTCCAAACCCTCGAGATGGCCTCCTACCCGCTGGGGGTGCGCCCCAGCCTGCCCGTCCATGAGCAAGAGGTCACCCTGGAGCCCAACGACGTGCTGGTCTTCTACTCCGACGGCATCATCGAGGCCCAGAACGGCAAGGGCGAGGAGTTCGGCTTCGAGCGGATGGAGCAGCTCATCCTCGACCACGGCCACCTCAGCGCCGAAGGCCTCAAGGAGAAGTTGCTCACCACCTGGCGCCGGTATGTCTACGACGGCACCCAGCCGCTCGATTACCAGGCCGTCAAGGCCGACCGTGCCGACGACGACGTGACCATCGTCGTCGTGAAGTACGCCCCTGCGATCGCCCCGCTCGAAGTCTAATCCCCCGAGGAGCCCCATGTCCCGGCCTACCCTGCTGCGCCCTGGGCTGCAAGCCCGCCTCGCCCTCGTCTTCCTGGCGATGACCACCACCCTGCTGGTAGGCACCCTCGGGATCTTCTACGCGCAGACGAGCCATGTCTTCCGCCTGCAGCTCCGCGAGCAGCTCAAGGCCCTCGCCGGCACCGCCGCCCTCATGGTCGACGCCGACGAACACAAGCGCGCCCGGGGCGAGAACGACCCGGCCTACCAGCGCTTCCATGCCCTCTTCCGCCTGATGCAGGAAGCCAACCCCAGCATCGGCTACATCTACACCATGCGCCAGGACCCGAGCGGTACCTGGCACTACCTCATCGACTCGGCAAAGCCTGGCGATCCCGCCCACTCGGGCTTCGACGAAGCCTATACCGGCACCGGCACCG encodes:
- a CDS encoding biotin--[acetyl-CoA-carboxylase] ligase, whose product is MSFAPDTFRSFLQTRWLGQDLAHFADIDSTSAHLKREARSGTALTEGLVVLADAQSAGYGQHGRAWSSAEQSGLYTSIWLPAHYAQRPLTLLAGVATVEALRELTAQESIGLKWVNDLVAQGRKLGGILAEMVGGPGNTGGRHGLILGIGLNLAAQEARPEAIALSHLAPLPSREQILASMLNRLEHWLDRVTTEGEEVLCDRWRTYSVTLGQHVRAQLHTETIEGFAEDITRTGALCIRRPDGTMREIASGTVRLADGRYC
- a CDS encoding SpoIIE family protein phosphatase, whose translation is MPKRKSLLRPSLQTRLTVVFLAMTSILLVAAIGVFYNQASHVFRQELRGRLMSLASTVAVQVDGQEHARLDGEGNPGYRQVRDLFQRIKSVNPNVGYIYSMKVDDKGIWHFAVDSAAPEDEGHSAFDEAYTGTGTESMFAAVAGPTADQEFTVDQYGTWLSGFAPIKDKAGATVAILGVDMSAAEVLHEERRLVWIALAILVAGLAFALGISVWLARILTKPISQLVEGTRKVSEGDLTARVPATRSDELGDLARSFNAMTEAIAQHRDELKENERMIQELATARKIQQAMLPAEAPTDASLNIDFYLETSTEVGGDYFDFLPLGNNKLALVIGDVTGHGVPAALLMAVIKSCLHTQVLTNHAVSNVMSIANNILHQSSFERRFMTFFYSILDTESGRLSYANAGHLYPFLYRSAERRVQTLEMASYPLGVRPSLPVHEQEVTLEPNDVLVFYSDGIIEAQNGKGEEFGFERMEQLILDHGHLSAEGLKEKLLTTWRRYVYDGTQPLDYQAVKADRADDDVTIVVVKYAPAIAPLEV
- a CDS encoding MBL fold metallo-hydrolase, producing the protein MRLHFLGAAQTVTGSAYLLETNKQRFLIDAGLSQGSAHSYELNARALPFHPRHLDGIILTHAHADHSGLIPRLVAEGFRGPIYATPPTIDLCRIILPDAGTIQEEDAKSENKWRRKHGKSLLTPLYTKQQAEHALKYFERLPYLKRTTLGRNIRLTLHDAGHILGSSIVELEVEGSRLVFTGDLGNVNNQLLRNPATLPHADYLITESTYGNRSHGRISDRVAKLKEVVLNARGPVIIPAFAVERTQELLFDLHRLIAQGEIPPLPIYVDSPMAVSATALFEKHPNCLAPEIQAMFRTRSPFEMPNMHFIREAEASARLNKLNEPAIIISASGMCEGGRIRHHLYHHLSQAETTVLFVGYQAERTLGRRIRDGATQVTLFNETIPVRAKVVAIDAYSAHADANGLMDWIGAFEEAPALTFITHGELAASEALAERLAEEHGMISVIPAPGEAYELMPASSSPSTLRLREETA